From a region of the Halomonas sp. HL-93 genome:
- a CDS encoding glycosyltransferase family 4 protein: MSKKHIVSTVFNSVENDSRVIKTAQAAISAGYDATIVGVCSGSEILRKEVEGVPVVLVPNFSQQLKRYKLWGPDNRDLRLLIGGQLRTTIPEIVSLRPDIIHSHDMVGLKIGAAASRALLIGGHDVPWVHDIHEFVAGLKGELAELYMPICLAWEREYLRTADQLITVSETLADEVQSRYFLPNKPTVIYNAPPRESYSKTANDIRSHLGLPTDVPLVVFVGGATPLRGCDTILKSLSYLDGVHLAFVSQGKYVEELIQLAENMNISERFHVHPYVSSDQVTSFIRTADVGIHGLVHYPNAEVAMPNKMFEYLQAGLPMVVSDVASMKEFVESHNIGSVFSAGNPASCADAVQRVLSMRAKFADNITRDLKEMFSWEDQTKKIHSIYEDLLLEEKKITNLRDIDTALVNDKLDTLLFETSYSQSLSIADFNRVNALETLIVRKHNEAQKKLSGFEDSILKKIEVNKNKISRLEVLVKKMNKKSTLTTKIKTVISFFRRYGFISAFAIIFKRAKKKVVLFGK, translated from the coding sequence ATGAGTAAAAAACATATAGTTTCAACGGTTTTTAATTCCGTTGAAAATGATAGTAGAGTCATCAAAACTGCTCAAGCAGCAATTTCTGCAGGCTATGATGCTACTATTGTTGGTGTTTGTAGTGGTTCTGAAATTCTTAGAAAAGAAGTTGAAGGCGTCCCGGTTGTTTTAGTGCCGAATTTTTCACAACAGTTGAAGCGGTATAAATTGTGGGGACCAGATAATAGGGACTTGCGACTTTTAATTGGTGGCCAACTTAGGACAACAATACCAGAAATAGTTTCTCTGAGGCCTGACATTATTCATTCACATGATATGGTAGGTTTGAAAATAGGGGCTGCTGCTTCTAGAGCTCTTCTCATAGGTGGCCATGATGTTCCTTGGGTTCATGACATACATGAGTTTGTAGCTGGCTTAAAGGGAGAACTTGCTGAACTTTATATGCCTATTTGTTTGGCCTGGGAGCGTGAATACCTACGTACTGCGGATCAATTAATAACCGTAAGCGAAACTTTAGCAGACGAAGTCCAAAGTCGTTATTTTTTGCCTAATAAACCTACAGTAATTTACAATGCACCACCTAGGGAAAGCTATTCAAAAACAGCGAATGATATAAGGTCCCATCTAGGACTTCCAACTGATGTCCCGCTTGTTGTATTTGTTGGAGGAGCAACGCCCTTGCGAGGATGTGATACAATATTAAAATCACTATCATATCTCGATGGGGTGCATTTAGCGTTTGTTAGTCAGGGAAAATATGTAGAGGAACTTATTCAACTTGCAGAAAATATGAATATAAGTGAACGCTTTCATGTACATCCGTATGTGTCTAGTGATCAAGTAACTTCCTTTATAAGAACTGCAGATGTTGGCATTCACGGACTTGTACATTATCCAAATGCTGAAGTAGCTATGCCAAACAAGATGTTTGAGTACCTGCAAGCGGGATTACCTATGGTTGTTAGTGATGTGGCTAGCATGAAAGAGTTTGTAGAAAGCCATAATATTGGCAGTGTTTTTTCAGCAGGTAATCCAGCATCTTGTGCTGATGCAGTTCAACGTGTACTGAGTATGCGAGCTAAATTTGCTGATAATATTACCCGCGACCTAAAGGAGATGTTTTCCTGGGAAGACCAAACTAAAAAAATACACAGTATTTATGAGGATTTACTATTAGAAGAAAAGAAGATTACTAATCTTAGAGATATAGACACTGCCCTTGTGAATGATAAATTAGATACGCTTCTTTTTGAAACTAGCTATTCTCAATCTCTGTCCATAGCTGATTTTAACAGAGTGAATGCTTTGGAAACTCTTATAGTTAGAAAGCATAACGAAGCGCAAAAAAAACTATCTGGATTCGAGGATAGCATCCTTAAAAAAATAGAGGTCAATAAAAATAAAATATCTCGATTAGAAGTTTTGGTCAAAAAAATGAATAAAAAAAGCACGCTTACTACGAAAATAAAGACAGTCATATCTTTTTTTAGAAGATATGGTTTTATTTCTGCATTTGCTATTATTTTTAAAAGGGCGAAGAAAAAAGTTGTATTGTTTGGAAAATAA
- a CDS encoding acyltransferase, with protein sequence MAVNIHPSAIVDEGAQIGEGSRVWHFVHVCGGAKIGQNVSMGQGVFVGNKVTIGDNCKIQNNVSVYDNVHLEEGVFCGPSMVFTNVYNPRSLIERKDEYLDTIVRRGASLGANCTIVCGVTIGRYAFIGAGAVVNKDVPDYALVVGVPAKQIGWMSEFGEQLDLPVRGEGETVCSHTGTKYQLKSGQLSKA encoded by the coding sequence ATGGCTGTAAACATTCATCCTAGTGCTATTGTCGACGAAGGTGCCCAAATTGGTGAAGGCTCACGTGTATGGCACTTTGTGCACGTATGCGGCGGCGCCAAAATAGGCCAAAACGTCTCAATGGGACAAGGCGTGTTCGTGGGTAATAAAGTCACTATTGGTGACAACTGCAAAATCCAGAACAATGTCTCGGTATATGACAACGTCCACCTGGAAGAAGGCGTATTTTGTGGTCCCAGCATGGTGTTCACCAACGTCTACAACCCCCGCTCGCTGATTGAGCGGAAGGATGAGTACCTCGATACCATCGTCCGACGAGGGGCTAGCCTGGGAGCCAATTGTACAATCGTATGTGGCGTAACTATTGGCCGCTATGCCTTCATCGGCGCAGGGGCAGTCGTTAATAAAGACGTACCTGACTATGCTCTGGTGGTAGGCGTGCCAGCCAAGCAGATTGGCTGGATGAGTGAGTTTGGTGAGCAGTTGGATTTGCCTGTTAGAGGGGAGGGTGAAACGGTTTGCTCTCATACAGGTACCAAGTATCAGCTAAAAAGCGGGCAGCTCTCCAAAGCTTGA
- a CDS encoding glycosyltransferase family 4 protein: MEFLFDESYIDNSNHKICMFVANGIVGDSRVIKTADTLKKKGFDLFLIGIGPKKKVEVIEGYTYPVYLLPHPKHELIEQGIEWKPKGVVDYSVYTDIVSQSVIKFIEDEKIDFLHTHDMVGISVGGKITDMLPDYKWSWIHDIHEYVSGLTDLDISTRNFFYEQEKKYIKRPNALTCVSEALSSKLKHDLDLNKKPIVIHNSPRISSFDPLFYKDVRSDLCLKQDERLGVYCGNVKEVRGVDLIIEALDQLKGLHVAIITNSNNSYVEKIKNRVLELKITNRVHFLPYVKYDNLISYLRTADFGIHPIRKYPNAEIALPNKLFEYISAGVPVVVSNNEAMEAFVEEKQCGVVFKDGDPKSLCEAINLCISNHSQLSNKLKAISESYCWEKEEIKIIDIYEHFKKNKFSNHDVKSVLQLPTISAGQPNTLSSELSNYNLFSKSLVISEHDYGYEYDIVESEQKYGKESVDNFLKVIKNYDVLHYHSRTFFYNQALSYPSAIDLFVASLENKRVFFHYRGGEARRKNVFQYNEFNYIQENPNNVFGKYNVLSQKKFYEVVNAIADRIFVVDPELQTYAPHSIIVPRVIKDLNEDSLSLADINPSAAQAHIKIVHAPSNRAIKGTDYIESAITALKSKGYSIEFILVEKLNNKEAIEIYKKADIIVDQLRIGWFGVLAVEAMALGKPVVSYVRSDLRHYLPLEKPVMVADPKNIQTVLEYLINNPSYRQRLSAEGRKYYLNHHHPRKVLPSLIYAYKHIKTNRDYVKIFSYLNSGKVKYKQNNKNNRAVKKSVNKVIASIQRDGLKATTLKILEKIRR; the protein is encoded by the coding sequence ATGGAATTTTTGTTTGACGAAAGCTATATTGATAATAGTAATCATAAGATTTGTATGTTTGTTGCGAATGGAATAGTTGGCGATTCACGAGTTATTAAAACAGCAGATACGCTAAAAAAGAAAGGTTTTGATTTATTTTTAATAGGCATTGGCCCCAAAAAGAAAGTAGAAGTTATAGAAGGATATACTTATCCTGTATACTTGTTACCACACCCGAAGCACGAGTTAATAGAGCAAGGTATAGAGTGGAAGCCAAAAGGAGTAGTTGATTATAGTGTATATACCGATATAGTTAGCCAGTCTGTTATAAAATTTATAGAAGATGAAAAAATCGACTTCTTACATACACATGATATGGTTGGTATATCAGTAGGCGGAAAAATTACTGATATGTTGCCAGATTATAAGTGGTCATGGATTCATGATATCCATGAGTATGTGTCTGGATTAACCGATTTAGATATAAGCACCCGTAATTTTTTTTATGAACAAGAAAAAAAATATATCAAAAGGCCCAATGCTTTAACCTGCGTTTCTGAAGCCTTGTCTAGTAAACTTAAGCATGACCTTGATCTCAATAAAAAACCCATTGTGATTCATAATTCTCCGCGGATATCTTCCTTTGACCCATTGTTTTATAAAGATGTAAGAAGTGACCTCTGTTTAAAACAGGATGAAAGGCTTGGGGTCTATTGTGGCAATGTAAAAGAGGTCAGAGGCGTTGATTTAATAATCGAAGCTTTGGATCAATTGAAAGGCTTACATGTTGCTATAATTACTAATTCTAATAATAGCTATGTAGAAAAAATTAAAAATAGAGTTCTTGAATTAAAAATTACCAACAGAGTGCATTTTTTACCTTACGTTAAATATGACAATCTCATATCATATTTACGCACTGCGGATTTTGGAATTCATCCGATAAGAAAATATCCAAATGCAGAAATAGCACTGCCTAACAAGCTGTTTGAGTATATAAGTGCTGGTGTGCCTGTTGTCGTTAGTAACAATGAGGCAATGGAAGCTTTTGTGGAAGAAAAACAATGTGGAGTTGTTTTTAAAGATGGTGACCCAAAGTCATTATGTGAAGCTATTAACCTATGTATATCGAATCACTCGCAACTATCTAATAAATTAAAAGCCATATCTGAGTCTTATTGTTGGGAAAAAGAAGAAATTAAAATAATCGATATTTATGAGCACTTCAAAAAAAACAAATTTAGCAATCATGATGTTAAATCAGTGCTTCAACTCCCCACTATATCTGCTGGACAACCTAACACGCTCTCAAGTGAGTTATCAAACTATAATCTTTTTAGCAAAAGCTTAGTAATCTCGGAGCATGATTATGGCTATGAGTATGATATAGTCGAATCTGAACAAAAATATGGCAAAGAAAGTGTTGATAATTTTTTAAAGGTGATAAAAAATTACGATGTATTGCATTATCACAGCCGTACTTTCTTTTATAATCAAGCGCTTAGTTACCCAAGTGCGATAGATTTATTTGTAGCAAGTTTAGAGAATAAAAGAGTGTTTTTTCACTATCGTGGCGGAGAAGCCCGGCGAAAAAATGTTTTTCAGTATAATGAGTTTAATTATATTCAAGAAAATCCGAACAACGTTTTCGGAAAATATAATGTATTGTCGCAGAAAAAATTCTATGAGGTTGTTAACGCCATCGCGGATAGAATTTTTGTTGTAGATCCAGAATTACAAACATACGCGCCACACTCCATAATTGTACCTAGAGTTATTAAAGACTTAAATGAAGATAGCTTGAGTTTGGCCGACATAAATCCGTCTGCTGCTCAAGCACATATTAAGATAGTCCACGCTCCTTCAAATAGAGCAATTAAAGGCACCGATTATATTGAGTCAGCTATTACAGCCTTGAAAAGCAAAGGGTATAGTATAGAATTCATTTTAGTTGAAAAGTTGAACAATAAAGAAGCAATTGAAATATATAAGAAGGCAGATATAATTGTAGATCAATTGAGGATTGGCTGGTTTGGGGTTTTAGCGGTAGAAGCGATGGCATTAGGAAAACCTGTAGTTTCTTATGTGAGAAGCGATTTACGTCATTATTTGCCTTTAGAAAAGCCTGTGATGGTTGCCGATCCTAAAAACATACAAACTGTACTTGAATATTTAATAAATAACCCATCTTATCGACAGAGGTTATCTGCCGAGGGAAGGAAATATTATCTTAACCACCATCATCCAAGAAAAGTCTTGCCATCCCTTATATATGCATACAAACATATAAAAACTAATAGAGATTATGTGAAGATATTTAGTTATTTAAATAGTGGAAAAGTAAAGTACAAACAAAATAACAAGAATAATAGGGCGGTAAAAAAATCAGTCAATAAAGTTATAGCTAGTATTCAACGGGATGGCTTGAAGGCTACGACCTTAAAAATTTTAGAAAAGATAAGAAGATAA
- a CDS encoding glycosyltransferase family 4 protein gives MKILIISQDAGSPGYGMVYRNYNLAREFVEMGHSVTIVSASFSHSRLKQPDVKKENIDGVNFLWIPVIRNKKGSKFVRILNMFIFNIGVPFVRKDNWDVVIASSPNPFCIYPGYLISKIKKSVLVFDIRDLWPLTLLGLMNVSKNNPLIYLMQKAEDFACRNSDIVLSVPSKAKNYLNRRGMKSEKFLHVPNGIKFEDIAIIEKLPQTHDSAILGVDHNKKMFIGYCGALGQATNIGLLLEALGSPKCFGVHLFILGDGPEKENLMEKANSLGISDRVCFLTPVNRYQVRDFLSKMDVAYIGLKDSEVFKWGVSPTKINDYFLACCPVIYAVNDGGAPFEDENCMVRCSPSSKEELIDAMVFFREMPFYNRKKMGENGMSWLMNNMDIKSHANTIIDKINLAR, from the coding sequence ATGAAAATATTGATTATTTCTCAAGATGCAGGTTCTCCTGGTTATGGTATGGTTTATAGGAATTATAACCTTGCGAGAGAGTTTGTTGAGATGGGGCATTCGGTCACAATTGTTTCTGCCTCCTTTTCACATTCTAGGCTTAAACAACCTGATGTGAAAAAAGAGAATATTGATGGAGTGAATTTTCTTTGGATTCCAGTGATTAGAAATAAAAAAGGAAGTAAATTCGTACGAATACTGAATATGTTTATTTTCAATATAGGAGTACCATTTGTTAGGAAAGACAATTGGGATGTAGTGATAGCATCATCGCCCAATCCTTTCTGCATTTATCCAGGTTATTTAATTTCTAAGATTAAAAAATCTGTTTTAGTATTTGATATTCGTGACTTGTGGCCTCTTACCCTTCTTGGTTTAATGAATGTGTCAAAGAATAACCCTCTTATATATTTGATGCAAAAGGCCGAAGACTTTGCTTGTCGTAATTCTGATATTGTATTGTCAGTCCCCTCGAAAGCTAAGAATTATTTAAATAGAAGGGGTATGAAGAGTGAAAAATTCCTCCATGTCCCAAACGGTATTAAATTCGAAGATATAGCAATAATAGAGAAACTACCACAAACACATGATTCTGCAATTCTGGGTGTAGATCATAATAAAAAGATGTTCATCGGGTATTGTGGCGCTTTAGGTCAGGCTACGAATATAGGGCTTCTCTTAGAAGCGCTAGGCTCTCCTAAATGCTTCGGAGTACATCTTTTTATATTGGGTGACGGACCCGAAAAAGAAAATTTGATGGAAAAAGCTAATTCGTTAGGCATTTCCGATAGAGTGTGTTTTCTCACTCCCGTCAACAGATATCAAGTCAGGGACTTTTTAAGTAAAATGGACGTTGCTTATATCGGGCTGAAAGATTCTGAAGTTTTCAAATGGGGCGTGAGCCCTACAAAAATTAATGATTATTTCTTAGCTTGCTGTCCTGTTATTTACGCTGTTAATGATGGAGGTGCACCTTTTGAAGATGAAAACTGTATGGTGCGATGCTCTCCAAGTTCAAAAGAAGAATTGATTGATGCGATGGTTTTCTTTAGAGAAATGCCTTTTTATAATAGAAAAAAAATGGGTGAAAATGGTATGAGCTGGCTAATGAACAATATGGATATTAAGTCACATGCAAATACAATAATCGATAAAATTAACTTGGCAAGATAA
- the wecB gene encoding non-hydrolyzing UDP-N-acetylglucosamine 2-epimerase gives MNIFSIVGARPQFIKAAAVSKEIKKSELLKETVLHTGQHFDSNMSDIFFDELKIPRPHFQLNIHGGNHGEMTGKMLIEIEKAMLESKPDYVLVYGDTNSTLAGALAASKLHIPIAHVEAGLRSFNMKMPEEINRILTDQVSSILFCPTDTAVANLKNEGFTSKKNVYVENVGDVMEDAAHLFSPMSRVPSSYKSDPDDFILATLHRAENTDDPVRLSEIILALNDIHYSVSPVVVPLHPRTRQIIEKQGISVNFSVIDPVGYLEMVWLIKNSRCVITDSGGLQKEAYFFHKPCITMRDETEWTELVEAGVNILTGADRIKITSLASEVLKSELDYSKNLYGNGLASNNIVKVLEKHLR, from the coding sequence ATGAATATATTCTCTATTGTAGGTGCACGTCCTCAGTTTATTAAAGCTGCAGCCGTGTCTAAAGAAATTAAAAAAAGTGAATTGTTGAAAGAAACAGTACTTCATACTGGACAGCATTTCGACAGTAATATGTCGGATATATTTTTTGATGAATTGAAAATTCCTAGACCGCATTTTCAACTCAATATACATGGAGGCAACCATGGTGAAATGACTGGTAAAATGCTTATCGAGATAGAAAAAGCAATGCTGGAATCTAAACCTGACTATGTATTGGTGTATGGGGATACTAATTCTACGTTAGCGGGTGCACTTGCTGCGTCTAAACTGCATATTCCGATTGCACATGTTGAAGCAGGTTTGAGAAGCTTTAATATGAAAATGCCAGAAGAAATTAATCGTATTTTAACGGATCAAGTAAGCTCTATTTTATTTTGCCCCACGGACACAGCGGTCGCTAACCTTAAAAATGAAGGTTTCACTTCAAAAAAAAATGTTTATGTAGAAAACGTTGGTGATGTGATGGAAGATGCCGCACATCTTTTTTCCCCAATGTCTAGAGTTCCTTCCTCTTACAAATCAGATCCAGATGATTTTATTTTAGCAACCCTCCATCGAGCTGAAAATACCGACGATCCTGTACGGTTATCTGAGATTATCTTAGCACTTAACGATATTCATTATTCAGTCTCACCTGTTGTAGTGCCACTTCATCCGAGAACACGTCAGATTATTGAAAAGCAGGGGATTTCAGTTAATTTTTCTGTGATTGATCCAGTAGGTTACTTGGAAATGGTCTGGCTTATTAAAAACTCTAGATGTGTCATTACTGATAGCGGTGGTTTACAGAAAGAAGCATATTTTTTCCATAAACCGTGTATCACAATGCGAGATGAAACAGAATGGACTGAATTAGTTGAAGCTGGAGTCAATATCTTAACTGGGGCTGATAGAATTAAAATAACAAGCCTAGCATCAGAGGTTTTAAAATCTGAATTAGATTACTCAAAGAATTTGTATGGAAATGGTCTTGCTTCAAATAATATTGTTAAAGTACTTGAAAAGCACTTGAGATGA
- a CDS encoding Gfo/Idh/MocA family oxidoreductase, which produces MKNFALIGAAGYIAPRHMKAIKETDNHLSIAYDTNDSVGIIDSISPASEFFTEFERFQEHAWQLKRNPETALNYVAVCSPNYLHHAHIAAGLRLGCDVICEKPLVPTPELLDELAQIEKETGKRVYNILQLRHHQAILDLKDKVASENRQEKYEVELTYITSRGKWYMESWKGDPRKSFGVATNIGVHFFDMLHFIFGKLQKNVLHYANDYKAAGYLEYEKARVPWFLSIDANDLPDSVKGKQPTYRSITCQGDQIEFSGGFTDLHTISYQEILAGRGYGIEDARHCVETVNVIRNAMPEKPEPNEGHPFLNKLIK; this is translated from the coding sequence ATGAAGAACTTTGCTCTTATCGGCGCAGCGGGCTACATCGCCCCACGCCACATGAAAGCCATTAAAGAAACCGATAACCACCTGAGCATTGCGTACGACACCAATGACTCCGTGGGTATCATCGATAGTATTTCTCCGGCCAGTGAGTTCTTTACCGAATTCGAGCGCTTCCAGGAACACGCATGGCAGCTCAAGCGCAATCCTGAAACCGCGCTGAATTATGTGGCCGTTTGCTCCCCGAATTACCTTCACCATGCCCACATCGCAGCAGGCTTGCGTTTGGGTTGTGACGTGATTTGTGAAAAACCGCTGGTGCCGACACCGGAGCTGCTGGACGAACTGGCGCAGATTGAAAAGGAAACGGGCAAGCGGGTTTACAACATCCTGCAGTTGCGTCATCACCAAGCAATTCTGGACCTGAAAGACAAGGTAGCCAGCGAAAACCGCCAGGAAAAGTATGAGGTGGAGTTAACCTATATCACCTCTCGCGGTAAGTGGTACATGGAAAGCTGGAAAGGCGATCCGCGCAAGTCATTCGGTGTAGCCACCAATATCGGCGTTCACTTCTTCGATATGCTGCACTTTATCTTCGGTAAGTTGCAGAAGAACGTGCTTCACTATGCCAATGACTATAAGGCCGCTGGTTACCTGGAATACGAAAAAGCCCGGGTGCCCTGGTTCCTCTCAATTGATGCAAATGATTTACCCGACAGCGTAAAAGGCAAGCAGCCTACCTACCGTTCTATTACCTGTCAGGGTGATCAGATCGAGTTTTCCGGTGGCTTTACGGATCTGCATACCATCAGCTACCAGGAAATACTGGCAGGCCGCGGTTACGGGATAGAAGACGCCCGCCATTGTGTAGAAACCGTCAATGTCATCCGTAATGCCATGCCGGAGAAGCCAGAACCCAACGAGGGCCACCCGTTTTTAAATAAGCTCATAAAATAA
- a CDS encoding DegT/DnrJ/EryC1/StrS family aminotransferase, with amino-acid sequence MQFIDLAAQQARIKDKIDANIQKVLAHGKYILGPEVDELEQKLAEFTGSKYCITVANGTDALQIAQMALGIGPGDEVITPGFTYIATAETVALLGAKPVYVDIDEKTYNLDPDKLEEAITPKTKAIIPVSLYGQCADFDRINAIAEKYGIPVIEDAAQSFGASYKGKKSCNLSTIATTSFFPSKPLGCYGDGGAIFTNDDELAKVMRQIARHGQDKRYHHIRIGVNSRLDTLQASILLPKLEILPDEIAARNKAADMYNSRLAKSEQIGTPFKHEYNISAWAQYTIKVDDRDGLASFLKENNIPTAVHYPIPLNKQPVFDEKACLEIGDRAANKVLSLPFGPYVKADDIDFVTDKISKFIETKF; translated from the coding sequence ATGCAGTTCATCGACCTGGCCGCCCAACAAGCCCGAATCAAAGACAAGATCGACGCTAACATCCAGAAAGTGTTGGCACATGGTAAGTACATTCTGGGTCCGGAAGTAGACGAGCTTGAACAAAAACTTGCCGAATTTACCGGGTCAAAATACTGTATAACCGTTGCTAACGGTACTGATGCGCTTCAGATAGCTCAAATGGCGTTAGGCATTGGTCCTGGTGATGAGGTTATTACTCCAGGGTTTACCTATATAGCAACAGCTGAAACAGTCGCCTTGCTTGGGGCTAAACCTGTTTATGTTGATATTGACGAGAAAACATATAATTTAGACCCTGATAAGCTTGAAGAAGCTATTACACCTAAAACGAAAGCTATTATACCTGTATCCCTATACGGGCAGTGCGCTGATTTTGATAGAATTAATGCGATAGCAGAAAAGTACGGCATACCTGTTATTGAAGATGCAGCCCAAAGCTTTGGGGCATCTTATAAGGGTAAGAAGTCCTGTAATTTAAGCACTATTGCAACAACGAGTTTTTTTCCAAGCAAGCCCTTAGGTTGTTATGGTGATGGCGGAGCCATTTTCACCAATGACGATGAGCTTGCCAAGGTGATGCGACAGATTGCCCGGCATGGTCAAGATAAGCGTTATCACCATATTCGCATCGGTGTAAATAGTCGATTAGATACATTACAAGCATCAATTTTGTTGCCGAAATTAGAGATCTTGCCTGATGAAATAGCTGCGAGAAACAAAGCAGCTGATATGTATAATTCGAGATTAGCTAAAAGTGAACAAATTGGAACACCCTTTAAGCATGAGTATAATATAAGTGCATGGGCCCAATATACAATAAAAGTTGACGATAGAGATGGTTTGGCATCCTTTCTAAAAGAAAATAATATACCTACGGCAGTACACTATCCGATACCGCTTAATAAACAGCCAGTATTTGATGAGAAAGCTTGTTTAGAAATAGGTGATCGGGCGGCAAATAAAGTTCTTTCCTTGCCTTTTGGGCCTTATGTTAAAGCAGATGATATTGACTTTGTGACAGATAAAATTAGCAAATTTATAGAAACTAAGTTTTAA
- a CDS encoding D-glucuronyl C5-epimerase family protein: MSDGYPGRDDGWAHPIYGVYVLRDYLRQHDTAPNEKLEEALKTVAYATINRMEDYKGALVFWYDAAPERGGRLYHKHYSGLTQSYYAEILYRVGERLNDPTLIDAADRVFESLTIPVEEGGVLHNSAHGPVIAEVPQEPNSWILNGWQSALESVHRYAEISDSDKAQELFEESTEAMAAMLHLYDVADLANSRYGLTGFVYLRINPAGSGVSLKNTAIEIPGEPSVPVESTEGSRWQSYFFEGDTTPMENGVEITGSSARLNAVLSMASAPESNRLEFDFNASTTMEITVDIYVGSYDPLSSAPVDAEWVQLAKLTATPGERVSIDIPVEFLDKVAYPTNFVKQISGEQVNVYHSIHVMRLRQLADASGTEELRDWADLWEGYICRWAGMKLYDDYKARDYKAVGEQLIDPQEVCSRLE, translated from the coding sequence ATGTCTGATGGGTATCCCGGTAGAGACGATGGCTGGGCTCATCCAATCTACGGAGTATACGTTCTCCGGGATTACCTTCGGCAGCATGATACTGCTCCAAATGAAAAACTTGAAGAAGCGTTAAAGACTGTTGCCTACGCTACAATAAATAGAATGGAAGATTATAAAGGGGCTCTAGTATTTTGGTATGATGCTGCACCTGAGAGAGGAGGCCGTTTGTACCATAAACACTATTCGGGTCTAACCCAAAGTTACTATGCAGAAATTTTATATCGTGTTGGTGAACGCCTCAACGATCCTACATTGATTGATGCAGCAGACAGAGTCTTTGAAAGTCTTACTATCCCTGTCGAGGAAGGCGGTGTGCTCCATAATTCTGCTCATGGGCCGGTGATCGCCGAGGTTCCTCAGGAGCCGAATAGTTGGATTCTGAACGGCTGGCAGTCCGCCCTCGAGTCGGTTCATCGCTATGCTGAAATATCAGATTCAGACAAAGCGCAGGAGTTGTTTGAAGAAAGCACAGAAGCCATGGCTGCTATGCTGCATCTTTATGATGTAGCGGATTTAGCTAACAGCAGGTATGGACTTACGGGATTTGTATATCTTCGAATTAACCCAGCTGGTTCAGGAGTGTCGCTTAAAAATACAGCCATCGAGATACCTGGAGAACCGTCTGTTCCCGTTGAATCTACAGAGGGATCGCGCTGGCAGTCCTATTTCTTTGAGGGAGATACGACACCAATGGAAAATGGAGTTGAGATTACTGGCTCCTCAGCTCGCCTGAATGCTGTTCTTTCTATGGCTTCGGCACCAGAATCCAACCGATTAGAATTTGATTTTAATGCAAGCACAACGATGGAAATTACTGTTGACATCTACGTTGGTTCTTATGATCCACTATCGTCTGCCCCCGTGGATGCTGAATGGGTTCAACTGGCCAAGCTAACAGCTACACCAGGCGAAAGAGTAAGTATTGATATTCCTGTTGAATTTCTAGATAAGGTTGCATATCCGACTAATTTTGTTAAGCAAATAAGTGGTGAGCAAGTAAATGTTTACCATTCTATTCACGTAATGCGTCTTAGGCAGCTTGCAGACGCTTCTGGCACAGAAGAGCTTAGAGATTGGGCTGATTTATGGGAGGGCTATATTTGTCGCTGGGCCGGCATGAAGCTTTATGATGATTATAAGGCTCGAGACTACAAAGCTGTTGGCGAACAACTGATTGATCCTCAGGAGGTGTGTAGCAGGCTAGAATAA